The Bacillus vallismortis genome window below encodes:
- the pth gene encoding aminoacyl-tRNA hydrolase, producing the protein MLVIAGLGNPGKNYENTRHNVGFMVIDQLAKEWNIELNQNKFNGLYGTGFVSGKKVLLVKPLTYMNLSGECLRPLMDYYDVENEDLTVIYDDLDLPAGKIRLRTKGSAGGHNGIKSLIQHLGTSEFDRIRIGIGRPVNGMKVVDYVLGSFTKEEAPDIGEAIEKSVKACEASLSKPFLEVMNEFNAKV; encoded by the coding sequence ATGCTTGTGATTGCCGGTCTCGGAAACCCGGGGAAAAACTATGAAAACACACGGCATAATGTCGGATTTATGGTGATAGATCAGCTTGCGAAGGAATGGAATATTGAGCTGAATCAAAATAAATTTAATGGATTATACGGAACTGGATTTGTTTCCGGCAAAAAGGTTCTACTTGTTAAACCGCTTACATATATGAATTTATCAGGAGAATGTTTGCGGCCTTTAATGGACTATTATGATGTCGAAAACGAAGATTTAACAGTCATTTACGACGATCTTGATCTTCCGGCTGGCAAGATCCGTTTAAGAACAAAAGGAAGCGCCGGAGGGCACAATGGCATCAAATCATTGATCCAGCATCTTGGAACATCCGAGTTTGACCGCATTCGCATCGGAATCGGCCGGCCTGTAAACGGTATGAAGGTCGTTGACTATGTGTTAGGCTCCTTCACCAAGGAGGAGGCACCTGATATAGGTGAAGCGATCGAAAAATCTGTGAAGGCTTGTGAAGCTTCTCTGAGCAAGCCGTTTTTAGAAGTCATGAACGAATTTAACGCAAAGGTATAA
- the fin gene encoding anti-sigma-F factor Fin, giving the protein MALHYYCRHCGVKVGSLESSMVSTDSLGFQHLTNEERNDMISYKENGDVQVLTICEDCQEALDRNPHYHEHHTFIQ; this is encoded by the coding sequence ATGGCTTTGCATTATTATTGCCGTCATTGCGGAGTGAAAGTAGGCAGTCTCGAATCTTCCATGGTATCGACTGACTCACTCGGTTTTCAGCACTTAACAAACGAAGAAAGAAACGATATGATTTCTTATAAAGAAAATGGAGATGTTCAAGTTTTGACAATATGTGAAGATTGCCAAGAGGCGCTTGACCGAAATCCGCATTACCACGAACATCACACATTTATTCAATAA
- a CDS encoding 50S ribosomal protein L25/general stress protein Ctc → MATLTAKERTDFTRSSLRNIRTSGHVPGIIYGNDTGNKPVSLDSVELIKTLRDEGKNTVITLDVSGEKHSVMVTDLQTDPLKNEITHADFQVVNMSEDIEVEVPIYLTGEAIGVKNGGVLQQPLHALTVKAKPKAIPQTIEADISNLDVNEVLTIADLAADGDYAFNQESDEVVASILPPQQQEAAEIDEEESADAQPEGENKEH, encoded by the coding sequence ATGGCAACTTTAACGGCAAAAGAAAGAACGGATTTTACTCGTTCGTCTCTTCGGAATATCCGTACTTCAGGACATGTTCCAGGTATCATATATGGGAATGACACGGGAAACAAACCTGTATCATTAGACAGTGTGGAGCTGATTAAAACGCTGAGGGACGAAGGTAAAAATACAGTCATCACGCTTGACGTCAGCGGAGAAAAACATTCTGTCATGGTGACAGACCTGCAAACGGACCCGCTGAAAAATGAAATCACTCACGCTGACTTTCAAGTGGTCAATATGAGTGAAGACATTGAGGTGGAAGTTCCGATTTATTTGACCGGAGAAGCCATCGGAGTGAAAAACGGAGGCGTATTGCAGCAGCCGCTGCATGCACTTACTGTAAAGGCAAAGCCAAAAGCCATTCCGCAAACGATTGAGGCTGATATTTCAAACCTTGATGTAAATGAGGTACTCACTATTGCGGATCTGGCTGCTGACGGTGACTACGCCTTTAATCAAGAATCAGATGAGGTCGTAGCTTCTATCCTTCCTCCGCAGCAACAGGAAGCAGCTGAGATAGATGAAGAGGAATCTGCCGATGCTCAGCCTGAAGGTGAAAACAAAGAACATTAA